The Streptomyces rimosus genomic interval CTGCCGCCCGCCGCGCGCCTGGTACGCCCGCTCCGACGCGCGGCGGATGTCGCTGCACGGGGCGTGGCGCTTCCGGCTCTCGCCCACCGCCCGCGGCGCGGACACCACCTTCGCCCGGCCGGACTTCGACGACGCGGACTGGGACGACCTGCGCGTACCGGGCCACTGGGTGCTGGCGGGCCATGGCGCGCCCGTCTACACCAACACCCGCTACCCGTTCCCCGTCGACCCGCCGCACCTGCCCGACGAGAACCCGACCGGCGACCACCGGCACGCCTTCGATCTCCCCGCCGGATGGGAACCGGGGCCCGCGCTGCTGCGTTTCGAAGGTGTGGAGTCCTGCGCCAGGGTGTGGCTCAACGGACAGGAGGTGGGGCATTTCAAGGGCAGTCGGCTGCCGCACGAGTTCGAGGTCGGACACCTGCTGCGGGCGCGCCGCAACGTCCTCGCGGTCCGCGTCCACCAGTGGTCCTCGGGCAGCTATCTGGAGGACCAGGACCAATGGTGGCTGCCCGGCGTCTTCCGTGAGGTGACGCTGCATCACCGGCCCGCGGGCTCGGTCGCGGACCACTTCGTGCACGCCTCGTACGACCACCGCACCGGCCTCGGCACCCTGCGGGTGGAGTGCGACCCGGCGGGCCGCGTGACGGTCGCGGAACTCGGGCTGGACCTGGCGACCGGGCAGAGCGCGACGGTTCCGGTGACGCCGTGGACGGCCGAGACGCCGCGGCTGTACGACGCCGAGCTGCGCACGCCCGGCGAGCGCGTACCGCTGCGCGTCGGCTTCCGTACCGTACGCGTCCAGGACGGCCTGCTGACGGTCAACGGCCGCCGCGTCCTCTTCCGCGGCGTCAACCGGCATGAGTTCGACCCGCGTTACGGACGCGCGCTCGGCCCCGAGGCGATGCGCCGCGACCTGCTGCTGATGAAGCGGCACAACGTCAACGCGGTCCGTACGAGCCACTATCCGCCGCACCCCGCCTTCCTGGACCTGTGCGACGAGCTGGGCCTGTGGGTGGTCGAGGAGTGCGATCTGGAGACGCACGGTTTCGGGCAGCAGGAGTGGCGGGGCAATCCGGTCGATGACGACGCATGGACGCCGGCGCTGCTGGACCGCGCGCGCCGTATGGTCGAGCGGGACAAGAACCACCCCAGCGTGATCATGTGGTCGCTGGGCAACGAATGCGGCACCGGCCGCGGTCTGTCCGCCATGGCCGCCTGGATGCGCGAGCGCGACCCGTCCCGCCCGCTGCACTACGAGGGCGACCCGTCCTGCGCCGACACCGATGTCTACTCCCGGATGTACGCGGACCACGCCGAGGTCGCCCGGATCGGCCGCCGCGAGGAGGAGCCGCTCGCCGACCCGGCCGCCGACGCCCGGCGCCGCCAACTGCCCTTCCTCCTGTGCGAGTACGCGCACGCGATGGGCAACGGGCCCGGCGGGCTGAGCGAGTACCAGCGGCTGTTCGAGACGTACGAGCGCTGCCAGGGCGGCTTCGTGTGGGAGTGGATCGATCACGGGCTCCGCAAGCGCACCCCGTACGGAGAAACGTTTTTCGCGTACGGGGGCGACTTCGGCGAGGAGCTGCACGACGGCAACTTCGTCTGTGACGGGCTGGTCCTCCCCGACCGGGTGCCGTCGCCGGGACTGGCCGAGTTCAAGAAGGTGGTCGAGCCGGTGCGGATCGGCGCGGGTCTGCCGCGCGCGGTGCGGATCGGCAATCTGCACGACTTCGCCGACCTCTCCCATCTGGCGTTCCGCTGGTCCTACGAGGCCGAGGGCGACGTGCTGGCCGAGGGCCCGCTGACCGTGCCGCCGCTGGCGCCCGGCGCGTCCGCCGAGGTGGCGCTGCCGCCCAAGCCCGCCGGCCGGCGCGGCCGCGAAGCCCTGTGGACCGTACGGGCGTTACTGGCCGCCGACACCCCATGGGCCGCGGCGGACCACGAGGTCGCCTGGGGACAGCTGCCCGCCGCACCGGCCACGCCGCCGCCGGTGCCGCGCTCGGCGGGCCCGCGGCCGCGGCACGGCGAGGGCAATCTCATCCTCCTCGGCCCGGGCGCCTTCGACGCCACCACCGGCGTACTCCGCTACCTCGACGGCGTGCAACTGGAGGGACCCCGGCTGGACGTGTGGCGGGCGCCGACCGACAACGAC includes:
- a CDS encoding glycoside hydrolase family 2 TIM barrel-domain containing protein, which gives rise to MPLPDAEHAGPRSAPDAEHPVSGSPHPLPYYEDPSPSSGCRPPRAWYARSDARRMSLHGAWRFRLSPTARGADTTFARPDFDDADWDDLRVPGHWVLAGHGAPVYTNTRYPFPVDPPHLPDENPTGDHRHAFDLPAGWEPGPALLRFEGVESCARVWLNGQEVGHFKGSRLPHEFEVGHLLRARRNVLAVRVHQWSSGSYLEDQDQWWLPGVFREVTLHHRPAGSVADHFVHASYDHRTGLGTLRVECDPAGRVTVAELGLDLATGQSATVPVTPWTAETPRLYDAELRTPGERVPLRVGFRTVRVQDGLLTVNGRRVLFRGVNRHEFDPRYGRALGPEAMRRDLLLMKRHNVNAVRTSHYPPHPAFLDLCDELGLWVVEECDLETHGFGQQEWRGNPVDDDAWTPALLDRARRMVERDKNHPSVIMWSLGNECGTGRGLSAMAAWMRERDPSRPLHYEGDPSCADTDVYSRMYADHAEVARIGRREEEPLADPAADARRRQLPFLLCEYAHAMGNGPGGLSEYQRLFETYERCQGGFVWEWIDHGLRKRTPYGETFFAYGGDFGEELHDGNFVCDGLVLPDRVPSPGLAEFKKVVEPVRIGAGLPRAVRIGNLHDFADLSHLAFRWSYEAEGDVLAEGPLTVPPLAPGASAEVALPPKPAGRRGREALWTVRALLAADTPWAAADHEVAWGQLPAAPATPPPVPRSAGPRPRHGEGNLILLGPGAFDATTGVLRYLDGVQLEGPRLDVWRAPTDNDEGAPWQPGPRPAEQWRRVGLHRMRHRVATVECGRDTLTVRTRVASAGSGLALDADYRWSADGGRLRLEVSVRPYGDWPCPLPRLGVRMGLCGSLMTARWYGGGPGEAYPDTRAAARTGLWSMPVDALQTPYVRPQENGARIGTRWVELARSDGSGLRVEGEPEFWFTARRWTSEQLDAARHTTDLTPGDRVWLHLDHAQHGIGSLSCGPGVLPEYALTVAPARFVLVLRTVR